A single region of the Oncorhynchus keta strain PuntledgeMale-10-30-2019 chromosome 4, Oket_V2, whole genome shotgun sequence genome encodes:
- the LOC127929211 gene encoding uncharacterized protein LOC127929211: protein MTDHHLKLNLSKTELLFLPGKDCPFHDLAITVDNSIVSSSQSAKNLGVILDNTLTFSTNIKAVSRSCRFMLYNIRRVRPCLTQEAAQVLIQALVISRLDYCNSLLAGLPACAIKPLQLIQNAAARLVFNLPKFSHVTPLLRSLHWLPVEARIRYKTMVLAYGAVRGTAPQYLQALIRPYTQTRALRSSTSGLLASLPLRKYSSRSAQSKLFTALAPQWWNKLPHDARTAESITTFRRHLKPHLFKEYLG, encoded by the coding sequence atgacggatcaccacctcaagctgaacctcagcaagacggagctcctcttcctcccggggaaggactgcccgttccatgatctcgccatcacggttgacaactccattgtgtcctcctcccagagcgctaagaaccttggcgtgatcctggacaacaccctgacgttctcaactaacatcaaggcggtgtcccgttcctgtaggttcatgctctacaacatccgcagagtacgaccctgcctcacacaggaagcggcgcaggtcctaatccaggcacttgtcatctcccgtcttgattactgcaactcgctgttggctgggctccctgcctgtgccattaaacccctacaactcatccagaacgccgcagcccgtctggtgttcaaccttcccaagttctctcacgtcaccccgctcctccgctctctccactggcttccagttgaagctcgcatccgctacaagaccatggtgctcgcctacggagctgtgaggggaacggcacctcagtacctccaggctctgatcaggccctacacccaaacaagggcactgcgttcatccacctctggcctgctcgcctccctaccactgaggaagtacagttcccgctcagcccagtcaaaactgttcactgctctggccccccaatggtggaacaaactccctcacgacgccaggacagcggagtcaatcaccaccttccggagacacctgaaaccccacctcttcaaggaatacctaggatag
- the LOC118372906 gene encoding complexin-2-like, with protein MNFVMKQALGGATKDMGKMLGGEEEKDPEVAKKKKEEEEERQEALRQQEEERKDKHRKMEAEREVVRQSIRDKYGLKKKEEKEAEEKAAMEQACEGSLTRAKKAIPAGCGDEDDEDEESILDTVLKFLPGRLQDMFKK; from the exons atgaattttGTGATGAAGCAAGCCTTAGGTG GGGCCACTAAAGACATGGGGAAAatgttaggaggagaggaggagaaggatccAGAGGTCgcgaagaagaagaaggaggaagaggaggagagacaggaggcacTGAGacaacaggaagaggagaggaaggataagCACCGGAAAATGGAGGCAGAAAGAGAAGTCGTACGACAGTCCATCAGAGACAAG TATGGactgaagaagaaggaggagaaggaggcggAAGAGAAGGCAGCCATGGAGCAGGCCTGTGAGGGGTCTCTGACGCGCGCCAAGAAGGCCATCCCAGCCGGGTGCGGAGACGAGGACGACGAGGATGAGGAGAGCATTCTGGACACCGTCCTCAAGTTCCTCCCTGGACGTCTGCAGGACATGTTCAAGAAGTAA